Part of the Desulfovibrio sp. ZJ209 genome, GGGAGCAGGTTCTGCAGGCCCGCCCCGGCGGCGTCCGGCTGGGCGAGCGCCGCCAAGAGCCGCGCCGTCCCGAGCACGGCCACGGCGGCAAAGCTGCTTTGCGCCGCGCTGATCATGCCGATGGTGGCATGCAGGATGGGCAGGTTTTTCAGGATGCGCCACAGGGTATAATAGACGCTGCTCAGCATGACCCCAAGGCTGAGGAGCAGCCAGCTCATTTCAAGAAAATAGGCATTGACGCTGCCCGGCACATGCACGTCCCGCGTGAAGTGCAGCCAGACACGGCCGCCCACGAGCAGTATCCAGCCAACCATCATGCCGAAAAAGGCGAGCTGGCGCGCGCATTTCTCGAAGGCGCTGCGGCCCTTCACATCGGCGAGGATGCGCGCGGTGGCCGAGATGAAGCCCATGCCGGCGAAGATGAAGAGCATGGAAAGCGGCACGATGACGGAGAGGGCGTCAAAGGCCGTGCGCAGCCAGGGCGAGGCGGAAAGGATCTGTTCCAGGGCGTTCATGCGCGAAGGCTCCCATGCCGCGTGCCGGCGGTTACGGATTGCGGGGCGCCGGCCGGGCGGGCGCCCGGCGCAGGGCTGAACCGCATCTTTCTTGCCCCAAAAATGGGCGGCCCGCAAGACTTCTTGAAATATCCGTCACTTTGGGGCACAAAAAAAGCCGGAGGGGGAAATGAGAAAAATCCGTTTAATCCCGGCCCTGGCACTGGCCTTGGGGCTCGTCGGCTGCGCGTCCACAGGCCAGGTGGACAAGCTCGAGTCCACGAGCGAGACCAATTCCAAGCTTCTGCGCGAAAACGAACACCGCCTGCAACAGCTCGAAACGAGCATGGCGTCGCTCAATTCGCAGGTGGCGCAGCTCAATAACCGTGTCTACGAGGTGCGCACCCGCAACGGCAAGAAGACCTCCATGACCGTGGTGCCCATCGTTCCCCCCGCGGCCGCTGCGGCTCCGGGTGCCGCTTCCCCGGCGCCCACCACGCCGGCAGCGCAGGCGCCACAGCCCGCCAACCGGGCGGAGGCGCTCCTCGCGCAGGCGCGCCGCGCAGCCGCCGAGCGCAACCAGCAGGCGCAAGCTGCGGGAGCGCCGACGGCCCAAGCCAATACACAAGCGGCCGCGCCGGCTTCGGCCCAAGCGGCCCCCACCCAGCAGCCCGCAGCAGCCGCGCCCAAAGGCCGCATGATAGACCCCGCCGCCGCGCCAACGCCCATCCCCGCCCCCACGCAGCGGGCTGCAGCCCCGGCCCAGCGCCCGGCCCCAGCCACGGCGAGTGCCGGCGCCTCGGGCAGCATGGGGCGCCCCGTGGCCGGCCCCTCCGGCACGCTCGCGGCACAGCCCGCGCCCACACCGGCAGCTCCCGCGGCCCTTCCGCCCATCGACCTGCCCCCTACGGGGCAGACGGCCGCAGCCCCTGCCGCCAATGCCAGCGCCGTTCCCGTGCCGTCCATCCCCGCGTCCAGCCTGGCGCTGCCCCCCGAGCATCCCGGGCTGCCCCCCATGGGCCTGCCGCAGGCGTCCGAGCCCGGCGCCCCCCAAAAGGCCCTGGCACACCCTGTCGCGACCCAGGCTGCCAGTCCGGCGGCCGCGGCCCCCGCGCCCCTCGCCGCCGGAGAGGAAGCAGCCTACAAGCAGGCCCTCAATGCCACTCTCGCCGGCAGGACGGACGAGGGCCTGCGCCTGTTCCATGACTTCCTCCAGAAATATCCCCACGGGCGCTATGCGGCCAACGCGGATTACTGGATCGGTGAAGGCCTCTACGCGCAGGGCAAGTACCAGGACGCGCTCGCCCAGTTCCAGAAGGTGAACGACGCCTACCCGCAGCACCACAAGAACGCGGACGCCCTGCTCAAGGCCGGCATGACCATGAGCCGCCTCGGCGACAAGGCCGCAGCATCCGAAAAGTACCGCGCGCTCATGGCGCAGTTCCCCAATTCCGAGGCCGCCCGCAGGGCGCGGGCCATGGGGGTCGCGCGCTGAGCGGGAGCAGCCCGGCAGAGTCCGCGAGGCCGCGCGCGGAGAGCGTTGCGGCCCCGGACGGCATGACGGAGTCAGGCCCGCGCCCCTTCTCCGCCCTCGGCGAGGCCGGGCGCAACGAATACTGGGCCGCGCTCGCCCTGCGCCATTGCCCGGGCATCGGGCCGCGTTCGCGCGCGCGCCTGCTCCAGCTGTTCGGCTCCGCCTATGCGGCCGTGCGCGCGGCGGAAGAATGGCCCCGCGCGGGGCTGAACAAACGCCAGGCCGGCGAGTTCGCCCGCGGCACCTGGCGCAAGGAGGCCCGCCGGGAATGGGACGCGGCCCGCGTGCTCGACGCCGTCATCCTCCTCTGGCCCGACACGGCCTTTCCCCAACTGCTCCGCGAGCTCCCCGACGGGCCCGCGCTGCTCTACCTGTCGGGCGACGCGGGCCTGCTGCGCGCGCCGGCCATCGCCGTGGTGGGCTCGCGACGGGCCGGCGACCATGCGCTCGCGGTGGCGGCCCATATGGCGCGGCGCCTTTCCGCCTGCGGCATCGCGGTCATTTCCGGCATGGCGCAGGGCATCGACAGCGTGGCGCATGCGGCGGCGCTGAACCGCGTGGGGCGCAGCATCGGCGTTCTCGGCACCGGCATCAACCGCGTCTACCCCCGCTGCGGACACGAGCTCTTCCAGCGCATGGCCCGGGAGGGCCTGCTCGTTTCGGAATTTGCGCCGGGCACGGCTCCGCTCGCCGGGAACTTCCCCATCCGCAACCGCATCATCAGCGGCCTCGCGCTCGGCGTGGTGGTGGTCGAGGCGGCCAGCCGCTCGGGCAGCCTCATCACCGCGCGCATGGCGCTGGAGCAAAACCGCGAGGTCTTCGCCGTGCCCGGCCCGGCGCTGGACGAGCAGTGCGCCGGCTGCCAGGAGCTCGTGCGCCAGGGCGCGCGCCCGGTCTTCACCGTGGAGGACATCCTGCGCGACATGGCCGATATTTTGCGGCCCTTCAGCATCAGCGAGGCGAGCCTGCCGCCCGATGTTCCCGACGAGGCGCCGGCCCTGATAACGGCC contains:
- the dprA gene encoding DNA-processing protein DprA, which translates into the protein MTESGPRPFSALGEAGRNEYWAALALRHCPGIGPRSRARLLQLFGSAYAAVRAAEEWPRAGLNKRQAGEFARGTWRKEARREWDAARVLDAVILLWPDTAFPQLLRELPDGPALLYLSGDAGLLRAPAIAVVGSRRAGDHALAVAAHMARRLSACGIAVISGMAQGIDSVAHAAALNRVGRSIGVLGTGINRVYPRCGHELFQRMAREGLLVSEFAPGTAPLAGNFPIRNRIISGLALGVVVVEAASRSGSLITARMALEQNREVFAVPGPALDEQCAGCQELVRQGARPVFTVEDILRDMADILRPFSISEASLPPDVPDEAPALITAPAPAAPPLPDKARAVGESLVPAGPKERLLGHLRGRGALHIDTLAQELELPVAELSALLVGLEILGAVRRLPGARYEAVP
- the ybgF gene encoding tol-pal system protein YbgF, with translation MRKIRLIPALALALGLVGCASTGQVDKLESTSETNSKLLRENEHRLQQLETSMASLNSQVAQLNNRVYEVRTRNGKKTSMTVVPIVPPAAAAAPGAASPAPTTPAAQAPQPANRAEALLAQARRAAAERNQQAQAAGAPTAQANTQAAAPASAQAAPTQQPAAAAPKGRMIDPAAAPTPIPAPTQRAAAPAQRPAPATASAGASGSMGRPVAGPSGTLAAQPAPTPAAPAALPPIDLPPTGQTAAAPAANASAVPVPSIPASSLALPPEHPGLPPMGLPQASEPGAPQKALAHPVATQAASPAAAAPAPLAAGEEAAYKQALNATLAGRTDEGLRLFHDFLQKYPHGRYAANADYWIGEGLYAQGKYQDALAQFQKVNDAYPQHHKNADALLKAGMTMSRLGDKAAASEKYRALMAQFPNSEAARRARAMGVAR